The Canis aureus isolate CA01 chromosome 22, VMU_Caureus_v.1.0, whole genome shotgun sequence genome has a window encoding:
- the AGTR1 gene encoding type-1 angiotensin II receptor: MILNSSTEDGIKRIQDDCPKAGRHNYIFVMIPTLYSIIFVVGIFGNSLVVIVIYFYMKLKTVASVFLLNLALADLCFLLTLPLWAVYTAMEYRWPFGNYLCKIASASVSFNLYASVFLLTCLSIDRYVAIVHPMKSRLRRTMLMAKVTCIIIWLLAGLASLPTIIHRNVFFIENTNITVCAFHYESQNSTLPIGLGLTKNILGFLFPFLIILTSYTLIWKTLKRAYEIQKNKPRNDDIFKIIMAIVLFFFFSWVPHQIFTFLDVLIQLGIIHDCKIADIVDTAMPITICIAYFNNCLNPLFYGFLGKKFKKYFLQLLKYIPPKAKSHSSLSTKMSTLSYRPSDHGNASTKKSASCVEVE, translated from the coding sequence ATGATCCTCAACTCTTCCACTGAAGATGGTATTAAAAGAATCCAAGATGACTGTCCCAAAGCTGGAAGgcataattatatatttgtcatGATCCCTACTTTATACAGTATCATCTTTGTGGTGGGAATATTTGGAAACAGCTTGGTAGTGATTGTCATTTACTTTTACATGAAACTGAAGACTGTGGccagtgtttttcttttgaatttagcATTGGCTGACTTGTGCTTTTTACTGACTTTGCCACTATGGGCTGTCTACACTGCTATGGAATACCGCTGGCCCTTTGGCAATTACCTATGTAAGATCGCTTCAGCCAGTGTTAGTTTCAACCTCTATGCCAGTGTGTTTCTACTTACATGTCTAAGCATCGATCGTTACGTGGCTATTGTTCATCCAATGAAGTCCCGCCTTCGGCGCACAATGCTTATGGCAAAAGTCACCTGCATCATTATTTGGCTGCTGGCTGGCTTGGCAAGTTTGCCAACTATAATCCACCGAAATGTGTTTTTCATTGAGAACACCAATATCACAGTTTGTGCTTTCCATTATGAATCCCAAAATTCAACCCTCCCCATTGGACTGGGCCTAACCAAGAACATACTGggtttcttgtttccttttctgatcATTCTTACAAGTTATACTCTTATTTGGAAGACCCTAAAGAGGGCTTATGAGATTCAGAAGAACAAGCCAAGAAATGATGATATTTTCAAGATAATTATGGcaattgtgcttttctttttcttttcctgggttCCCCACCAAATATTCACTTTTCTGGACGTACTGATTCAGCTGGGCATCATACATGACTGTAAAATTGCAGATATTGTTGACACCGCCATGCCCATCACTATTTGCATAGCTTATTTTAACAATTGCCTGAATCCTCTCTTTTATGGctttctggggaaaaaatttaaaaaatattttctccagcttCTGAAATACATCCCTCCAAAGGCCAAATCCCACTCAAGCCTATCAACAAAAATGAGCACACTTTCCTACCGCCCCTCAGATCATGGAAACGCATCCACCAAGAAGTCTGCTTCATGTGTTGAAGTTGAGTGA